The proteins below come from a single Chryseobacterium capnotolerans genomic window:
- a CDS encoding M1 family metallopeptidase: MKRIILLVSLLGSSLTGTALAQTETSGRERIYKATHTKSTELKHTKLKVNFDYQNEQMNGEEWLTASPYFYPSDSLVLDAKGMLIHEVAIDRGGDRTPLKYYYGNNILKINLDKTYNRNQDYTVYIKYTSRPNVVEQQGSPAKGLYFINSNGKDPDKPTQIWTDGESEYSSVWFPTIDKPNQKTTQEIYMTVPDKYITLSNGVLKESQKGSGNMRTDHWVMDQRHAVYLFFMGVGEYSIVKDKWRNISIVYYVEKEYEPYARQIYGHTPEMMEFFSKKLNYDFPWPKYSQISARDYPSVAMENTTATLHNMGVMQKPGQLIDENRWEEYIAHELFHHWFGDLVTAESWSNLTLNESYANYSQYLWNEYKFGKDQADYHLMSNVNKYFNSPEDCKKDLVRFSYDAPEDVFDVVSYEKGGGILHMLRNYLGDDAFFAGTSDFLKTYEYKNAEAQQLRLSFEKISGKDLNWFFNQWYYGSGNPKLEYSYTFEPVKKQVEVVINQLQEKPFEFPLAIDVYDNGKPTRYNVWINAKARNTLSFNVSGKPDLININADGILLSEIADKKTAEQNLLQFTYSKEFLSRYKALAGIKNDLNSPASIKLLSAALKDPFFRIRIKALEILDLTNSNQNKNLVADVEKLATQDPRTLVQAAAISALAKTKNKKYLPLFEKGMDAVSNAVKANSLIAINTTDSLKMKTVIDRLDLSGASKDIIIRMLPIVVENKIDSQMQYIVSIVAFYPLIKPNNPELGKVAEEGFNRIMESDNSKATEGIVRILIQAKSEMMKNVETKKAIYNMLEAGLNKKNEYLKSNPQHKESVNKQIIALKQLIEEYK, from the coding sequence ATGAAAAGAATTATTCTATTGGTAAGCTTATTAGGATCTTCTTTAACCGGAACAGCTCTTGCACAAACGGAGACTTCAGGAAGAGAAAGAATATATAAAGCAACCCATACAAAAAGTACAGAACTGAAGCACACCAAACTGAAAGTAAATTTTGATTATCAGAATGAACAAATGAATGGTGAAGAATGGCTTACAGCTTCACCTTATTTTTATCCATCAGACTCATTGGTGCTGGATGCAAAAGGGATGTTGATTCATGAGGTGGCAATAGATAGAGGCGGGGATAGGACTCCGTTAAAGTACTATTATGGTAACAATATTCTTAAAATTAATCTTGATAAAACCTATAACCGGAATCAGGATTATACTGTCTATATCAAGTATACGTCCCGTCCTAATGTAGTTGAACAGCAGGGGAGCCCGGCCAAGGGGCTGTATTTCATCAATTCGAATGGAAAAGATCCTGATAAACCCACTCAGATCTGGACAGATGGTGAATCTGAATACTCATCAGTGTGGTTTCCTACGATAGATAAGCCTAATCAAAAGACAACTCAGGAAATTTATATGACAGTTCCTGATAAATATATTACGCTTTCTAATGGCGTTTTAAAAGAATCCCAAAAAGGGTCCGGAAATATGAGAACAGATCATTGGGTAATGGATCAAAGGCATGCGGTGTACCTTTTCTTTATGGGAGTAGGAGAATATAGTATCGTAAAAGATAAATGGAGAAATATTTCTATAGTTTATTATGTGGAAAAGGAATATGAGCCTTATGCAAGGCAGATCTATGGACATACGCCTGAAATGATGGAGTTTTTCTCTAAAAAATTAAATTATGATTTTCCCTGGCCAAAATACTCACAAATTTCTGCAAGAGATTATCCAAGTGTAGCCATGGAAAACACTACTGCTACTCTTCATAATATGGGAGTTATGCAGAAGCCGGGGCAACTGATCGATGAAAATAGATGGGAGGAGTATATTGCTCATGAGCTGTTTCATCATTGGTTCGGGGATCTGGTAACCGCAGAGAGCTGGAGTAATCTTACGCTGAATGAATCCTATGCCAACTACTCTCAATATCTCTGGAACGAATACAAATTCGGAAAAGATCAGGCAGATTATCATTTAATGTCTAATGTTAATAAATATTTCAACAGTCCTGAGGATTGTAAGAAAGATCTTGTAAGGTTCAGTTATGATGCTCCTGAAGATGTTTTTGATGTGGTATCTTACGAGAAAGGAGGTGGAATTCTTCATATGCTGAGAAATTATTTGGGTGATGATGCTTTTTTCGCAGGAACAAGTGATTTTTTAAAGACTTATGAATATAAAAACGCGGAGGCTCAGCAATTAAGATTATCATTTGAAAAAATATCAGGAAAAGACCTTAATTGGTTTTTTAACCAGTGGTATTATGGAAGTGGTAATCCCAAATTAGAGTATTCATATACTTTTGAGCCTGTTAAAAAGCAGGTGGAAGTAGTTATTAATCAATTACAGGAAAAGCCTTTTGAGTTTCCTTTAGCAATAGATGTGTATGATAATGGAAAACCAACGCGGTATAATGTATGGATCAATGCTAAAGCAAGAAATACTTTAAGCTTTAATGTTTCTGGAAAACCTGATTTGATCAATATCAATGCCGATGGGATATTGCTTTCTGAAATTGCAGATAAAAAGACGGCGGAACAAAATCTCTTACAATTTACTTATTCCAAAGAATTTTTGAGCCGGTATAAAGCACTTGCTGGAATTAAGAATGACTTAAACAGCCCCGCGTCTATTAAATTATTATCAGCTGCATTAAAGGACCCTTTCTTCAGAATCAGAATTAAAGCATTGGAGATATTAGATCTTACCAATTCAAATCAAAATAAAAATCTGGTGGCTGATGTTGAGAAGTTAGCGACTCAAGATCCAAGAACATTGGTACAGGCTGCTGCTATTTCTGCCTTGGCAAAGACCAAAAATAAAAAATATCTTCCATTATTCGAAAAAGGAATGGATGCGGTGTCCAATGCGGTAAAAGCAAATTCATTAATTGCCATCAATACCACAGATTCTTTAAAAATGAAAACAGTGATTGATCGGCTGGATCTCTCAGGGGCTTCTAAAGACATAATCATCAGAATGCTTCCCATTGTTGTTGAAAATAAAATAGATTCCCAAATGCAATATATTGTTTCCATTGTGGCATTTTATCCATTAATAAAACCTAATAATCCGGAATTGGGTAAAGTTGCGGAAGAAGGATTCAACAGGATTATGGAGTCTGATAATAGCAAGGCTACAGAAGGAATTGTCAGAATTTTAATTCAGGCAAAATCTGAAATGATGAAAAATGTTGAGACGAAAAAAGCAATCTATAATATGCTGGAAGCCGGATTGAATAAAAAGAATGAATATTTAAAAAGCAATCCGCAACACAAAGAAAGTGTTAATAAGCAGATTATTGCATTGAAACAACTTATAGAAGAATATAAATAA
- a CDS encoding CCPGW family putative bacteriocin has product MKNSKKLSRGEMKTVKGAINGCNPQIFCSSPQTKCCPGWVCAGIRQYCIAL; this is encoded by the coding sequence ATGAAAAATTCAAAAAAACTTTCAAGAGGAGAAATGAAAACTGTAAAAGGCGCTATTAATGGGTGTAATCCACAGATATTTTGTAGTAGTCCACAGACAAAGTGTTGCCCAGGATGGGTTTGTGCTGGTATAAGACAATATTGTATAGCTCTATAA
- a CDS encoding O-methyltransferase, translating into MSFFEEKNPEMDRYLEAHASSESEILKKLRRETYQKTTQPHMISGYQQGRLLTIISQMLQPKNILEIGTFTGYATLCLASGLAKDGKITTLDVNEDLAYLPKKYFESSEYAAQIDFRLQDAKEFLKETDQFFDLIFVDADKENYAEYFRLIKPHTKSGSVVMFDNVLWYGKVLEENPKMKSTQSIQELNDLVAKDEDFENLILPLRDGVNFLRRK; encoded by the coding sequence ATGAGTTTTTTTGAAGAAAAGAATCCTGAAATGGATAGATATTTGGAAGCACATGCTTCCTCAGAATCAGAAATTCTGAAAAAGCTGAGAAGAGAAACTTATCAGAAAACAACACAACCTCATATGATTTCGGGTTATCAGCAGGGTAGGTTGTTAACAATCATTTCCCAAATGCTGCAGCCTAAAAACATTCTTGAAATTGGTACATTTACCGGATATGCTACGTTGTGCCTGGCTTCAGGATTAGCAAAAGATGGTAAAATTACCACACTGGATGTAAATGAAGATCTGGCTTATCTGCCGAAAAAATATTTTGAATCCAGTGAATATGCTGCTCAGATCGATTTCAGGCTTCAGGATGCTAAAGAATTTTTAAAAGAAACAGATCAATTTTTTGACCTGATCTTTGTAGATGCCGATAAAGAAAATTATGCAGAATATTTCAGACTGATCAAACCTCATACAAAATCAGGCTCAGTAGTGATGTTTGATAATGTTTTATGGTATGGAAAAGTCTTGGAAGAAAATCCTAAGATGAAATCTACACAGTCTATTCAGGAGTTGAACGATTTAGTGGCAAAAGACGAAGATTTTGAAAATCTTATTTTACCTTTGCGGGATGGAGTCAACTTCCTTCGCAGGAAGTAA
- a CDS encoding C40 family peptidase has protein sequence MNKGICIVTVAPVRAEGSDRAEIVTEILFGESADILEVNKNWTKIKMHYDGYEGWMDTKQLKMVTDEELANRKVTVVTEDFSSVLMNDGKTLLSMGSEVEFPVVASRRSHDIRESVALTAKEFLNVPYLWGGKSFFAVDCSGFTQLVYKVHGIKIPRDASQQAEIGEDLTFVEETKPGDLAFFENAEGKIIHVGIMLENQKIIHASGKVRIDTLDSTGIFNKEMNKHTHKLRVLKSIM, from the coding sequence ATGAATAAAGGAATTTGTATCGTAACAGTAGCGCCGGTTCGTGCAGAAGGTTCAGACAGAGCTGAAATTGTTACGGAAATATTGTTTGGAGAAAGTGCAGATATTTTAGAAGTTAATAAAAACTGGACTAAAATAAAGATGCATTATGATGGCTATGAAGGATGGATGGATACCAAACAGCTGAAAATGGTAACAGATGAAGAACTGGCCAATAGAAAAGTGACTGTTGTTACAGAAGATTTTTCCTCTGTATTGATGAATGATGGCAAAACTTTACTTTCTATGGGATCTGAAGTGGAGTTTCCGGTAGTGGCTTCAAGAAGAAGTCATGATATAAGGGAAAGTGTTGCTCTTACAGCTAAAGAATTCCTTAATGTTCCTTATTTATGGGGTGGTAAAAGCTTTTTCGCGGTAGACTGTTCCGGATTTACTCAATTGGTGTACAAAGTTCATGGGATTAAAATTCCAAGAGATGCTTCACAACAAGCAGAGATAGGAGAAGATCTTACTTTTGTAGAAGAGACAAAGCCCGGAGATTTAGCATTCTTTGAAAATGCTGAAGGAAAGATTATTCATGTAGGGATTATGCTGGAGAACCAGAAGATTATTCATGCTTCAGGAAAGGTAAGAATTGATACGCTGGATTCTACCGGAATCTTTAATAAGGAAATGAACAAACATACTCACAAACTGAGAGTGCTTAAAAGCATTATGTAA
- a CDS encoding DUF1648 domain-containing protein has translation MRVSSILLIVNTLLLIVIWVFTGIKYAGLPEIIPTHFDVHGNVDGESGKTTIWILPCIAAFIHLLFIGIKDPNSPLVNVPQSFRNERTLKLYLFSLELPIMILFLDIVVESIRVAEGRQTELSDAVFYILGLLFAVIAIGLIKSLRDSKTKSND, from the coding sequence ATGAGAGTTTCCAGTATATTATTAATTGTGAATACTCTTTTACTGATTGTAATCTGGGTTTTTACAGGAATCAAGTATGCTGGATTACCTGAAATTATCCCTACCCATTTTGATGTTCATGGAAATGTAGATGGAGAATCCGGGAAAACTACAATTTGGATTTTGCCATGCATTGCTGCTTTTATTCATCTCCTTTTTATTGGAATAAAAGATCCAAATTCACCGCTTGTGAATGTACCTCAAAGTTTCCGCAATGAAAGAACGCTGAAACTATATCTGTTTTCTCTGGAACTTCCCATAATGATACTGTTTCTTGATATCGTTGTTGAAAGTATCCGTGTTGCAGAAGGAAGACAGACAGAGCTTAGTGATGCTGTTTTCTATATTTTAGGATTATTGTTTGCTGTAATTGCCATAGGACTCATAAAATCACTTCGAGATAGTAAAACAAAATCAAACGACTAG
- a CDS encoding 3-deoxy-D-manno-octulosonic acid transferase has translation MNLLYNIFISLLIFGMKVFSLFNDKTKKGVDGRKESLDKVKSAFSKTDKVIWMHAASLGEYEQGLPVLEELKVQLPDHKILVTFFSPSGYENVIKKKHIADVICYLPFDKKSIVNEFIAQFDTKLFFTVKYDYWYNLFMALKEKQAKIYVISALFYEHQSFFTSYGKWFVKQLKEDVDWFFHQTQFSLALAKSVGLVKSSVTGDTRFDRVKQLRDRDNHVEYITDFIADRKAVVFGSSWQAEEKIAAMVSRKNNTIKIIIAPHDLKRVEHLRNTFPDALLYSKIKGSEPLTFNSQILIIDSIGLLSKLYSYADIAVVGGGFHAAGLHNILEAATFGVPVIFGSHYKKNPEADDLISKNGGKSFTDDPTAAEFVLFLANEDNEEELAGMSENAKNFVDEKPNSTQMILQKILS, from the coding sequence TTGAATTTACTTTATAACATATTTATCAGTCTTCTCATTTTTGGAATGAAGGTTTTTTCATTATTTAATGATAAAACTAAAAAAGGCGTTGATGGAAGAAAAGAGTCTTTAGATAAGGTGAAATCTGCTTTTTCAAAAACAGATAAAGTAATCTGGATGCATGCTGCCAGTTTAGGAGAATATGAGCAAGGTTTGCCTGTGCTGGAAGAACTTAAAGTTCAGCTGCCCGATCATAAGATTCTGGTGACTTTCTTTTCCCCGTCAGGATATGAAAATGTAATTAAAAAGAAACATATTGCAGATGTGATCTGCTATTTACCATTTGATAAAAAGAGTATTGTAAACGAATTTATAGCACAATTCGATACTAAACTATTTTTTACGGTGAAATATGATTATTGGTATAACCTGTTTATGGCGCTGAAAGAAAAACAAGCAAAGATCTATGTGATTTCTGCCTTGTTCTATGAGCATCAATCGTTTTTTACCTCTTATGGAAAATGGTTTGTAAAACAGCTTAAAGAAGATGTAGACTGGTTTTTCCACCAGACCCAATTCTCATTGGCTTTGGCTAAAAGCGTAGGATTGGTGAAATCTTCTGTAACAGGAGATACAAGATTTGACAGGGTGAAACAGCTGCGGGATCGTGATAATCATGTTGAATATATTACAGACTTTATAGCAGACCGTAAAGCGGTTGTTTTTGGAAGCTCATGGCAGGCAGAAGAGAAAATTGCAGCAATGGTTTCCCGTAAAAACAACACCATCAAAATAATCATTGCCCCTCATGATCTGAAGAGAGTGGAGCACCTGAGAAATACCTTTCCCGATGCTTTATTGTATAGCAAAATTAAAGGTTCTGAGCCTTTAACCTTTAATTCTCAAATCTTGATTATAGATAGCATAGGGCTGTTGTCAAAACTATATTCCTATGCTGATATAGCAGTTGTAGGTGGTGGATTCCATGCTGCGGGGCTTCATAATATTCTGGAGGCTGCCACTTTTGGGGTTCCTGTGATCTTTGGAAGTCATTATAAAAAGAATCCTGAAGCTGATGATCTTATCAGTAAAAACGGCGGGAAATCTTTCACAGATGATCCTACGGCTGCAGAATTCGTTTTATTCCTTGCCAATGAGGATAATGAAGAAGAGCTTGCAGGAATGTCTGAAAATGCAAAGAATTTTGTTGATGAAAAACCGAATTCTACACAAATGATCCTTCAGAAGATTTTATCTTAA